One Calditrichia bacterium DNA window includes the following coding sequences:
- a CDS encoding YtxH domain-containing protein, with product MSDSRALEFIKGLLIGGAVGAVAALLYAPKSGRETREELGGRMDDVYAKAREEYEASLERARRSYDSTISRIKDLENTAKAKAEEMEEVVGDVIDQGKDRVENSRGRLKDALDAARNAFREDKEQSTDSDDEKS from the coding sequence ATGTCTGATAGTCGCGCATTGGAATTTATAAAAGGATTGTTAATTGGCGGTGCCGTTGGCGCCGTAGCCGCATTATTGTACGCCCCGAAAAGTGGACGCGAAACCCGCGAAGAACTCGGCGGACGGATGGATGATGTTTACGCAAAAGCCCGCGAAGAATACGAAGCTTCGCTGGAACGCGCCCGTCGCTCGTACGACAGTACCATTTCGCGTATTAAAGATTTGGAAAACACGGCCAAAGCCAAAGCCGAAGAAATGGAAGAAGTTGTCGGCGATGTTATCGATCAGGGGAAAGACCGGGTCGAGAATAGCCGCGGACGTTTGAAGGACGCGCTCGACGCCGCCCGTAACGCTTTCCGGGAAGACAAAGAGCAATCGACCGATTCTGACGACGAAAAATCCTGA
- a CDS encoding helix-turn-helix domain-containing protein encodes MKRIAKIRCFDRLARCMLPGIGFILLTTFFPIFSQTRSAEKWTETGLPEIANFRPRDYQAAPVNAAIAQDSLGLIYVANDAGVLVFDGVQWQRIALPGGGPATSICSVNGKIFVGGSSELGYLAPDMRGETRFVSLREFIPDSLQNFKSIGETIAIGKNVFFRSYYGLFRWDGRQMRVWLPETLFHTAVAGGDALFVREWKIGLKRLDGDSLQLIPGGEFFTGEGIAGIFPAANGAFRAITRFSGWQLLNENGVHSQPSPADDFLRNALIFRALALPDGNVALATHRRGLAIIDSSGNLLQTVERSGGLRDNTVNFVHRDAQGGLWLALADGLARVETPSRYSFFNPENGLEGNTNAIARHKGRLFAATRMGVFRLASGDAAPAHFRQIPGIESTVYSLLSTGEQLLAGGHQGIFEIRDNAATRIASVTGVTKIVASKHHPGRNYTGTYRGVGVLESAAGNSRRVASLGESAGYTLGIAEDDSGNLWVGTRNGLFRFSEITDAPSPDGDFSATSKHFDRENGMPQIPVRIAKIDGELRFATANGLRRYLSEKQIFIPDSTFGENYADSGCAVTHLASGANGTVWIAGQTGDSTFCRELVRTGNRFVTLTAIPGYRLDRIGTLLSIFPEPDGTVWLGGTEGTLRLAPVIGDAPDAPFVTLIRRVSAGDSLLFAGLPDSAAFANLPELPFAANSLRFRFAATDFRNPTALRFRYRLENFDRDWSAWIAETHRDYTGLPPGNYRFRVQSQNGDGNLGREAAFEFRILPPWYRTGWAFALYSLTLIGLIAGIVKWRVHQLQLKTRQLELLVAERTQTVQEQADKLAEMDRIKSRFFANISHEFRTPLTLILGPVEDWLSRKQSLAPETDLRRIRRNARRLLQLINQLLDLSRLESGKLNLHITRSDFSAFLKGLVMSFASLAEQKKIHLQFSADAPPKALANSYFDREKMETIVTNLLSNAFKFTPAGGSVSVSVGSPDGKTATVLVSDSGSGIPAAQLPHVFERFFRGEDHRSANQSGTGIGLALVKELVELHRGEIAVQSEAGKGTVFTLNFPLNRDAFRPTEIVDTLDEIADWPAEITSETGEAVRAAASKSSDNPLILIVEDHADVRSYIREQLHENFRIVESADGDSGFLRAADAIPDLVISDVMMPGTDGYALCEKLKTDPRTSHIPVILLTAKAGNESKLTGLESGADDYLTKPFNARELNIRVKNLIGQRRKLREIYRREGLLQPAAPEMPSVEQEFLRQLMAATETGIASEIFGPEELSRQLNMSRRHLQRKIRALTGQSPADFIRTIRLRQARDLLARHAGNVSEIAFRVGFNNLSYFARCFRDEFGVSPSDFLKSAKQD; translated from the coding sequence ATGAAACGTATTGCGAAAATACGCTGTTTCGACCGGTTGGCGCGGTGTATGTTACCGGGCATCGGTTTTATTTTGCTCACTACATTTTTCCCGATATTTTCACAAACGCGATCTGCAGAAAAATGGACAGAAACCGGGCTGCCGGAGATCGCCAATTTCCGCCCGCGCGACTATCAGGCTGCACCGGTTAACGCAGCGATTGCGCAGGATTCGCTCGGGCTGATTTACGTTGCGAACGACGCCGGTGTGCTCGTTTTCGACGGTGTGCAGTGGCAGCGAATTGCGCTGCCCGGCGGTGGTCCGGCCACCTCGATTTGCAGCGTGAACGGAAAAATTTTTGTCGGCGGCAGCAGTGAACTGGGCTACCTTGCGCCGGATATGCGCGGCGAAACACGCTTTGTTTCCCTTCGTGAATTTATTCCGGATTCTTTGCAAAATTTCAAAAGTATCGGCGAAACCATTGCCATCGGCAAAAATGTATTTTTCCGCAGCTATTACGGACTGTTCCGCTGGGACGGGCGGCAAATGCGCGTTTGGCTGCCGGAAACCCTGTTTCACACGGCGGTCGCAGGTGGCGATGCGCTGTTTGTTCGCGAGTGGAAAATCGGGCTGAAGCGTCTCGACGGCGATTCGCTGCAGCTCATTCCCGGCGGCGAATTTTTCACCGGCGAAGGCATCGCCGGAATTTTTCCGGCGGCAAATGGCGCATTCCGGGCGATCACCCGCTTTTCCGGCTGGCAATTGCTGAATGAAAACGGCGTTCATTCGCAGCCCTCACCCGCAGATGATTTTTTGCGCAACGCATTAATTTTCCGGGCGTTAGCGCTGCCGGACGGGAATGTTGCGCTGGCTACCCATCGCCGCGGACTGGCGATCATCGACAGCAGCGGCAACCTCCTGCAAACTGTCGAACGTTCCGGCGGGCTACGCGATAACACCGTCAATTTTGTGCATCGCGATGCGCAGGGCGGATTATGGCTGGCATTGGCTGACGGGCTGGCGCGGGTGGAAACGCCGTCGCGATACTCATTTTTCAACCCGGAAAACGGGCTGGAAGGCAACACAAACGCCATCGCGCGGCACAAAGGCAGGCTGTTCGCCGCCACGCGAATGGGTGTTTTCCGGCTGGCATCCGGCGACGCTGCACCTGCCCATTTTCGCCAGATTCCCGGCATCGAGAGCACCGTTTATTCCCTGCTTTCAACCGGCGAACAGTTGCTGGCCGGCGGGCATCAGGGCATTTTCGAAATTCGCGATAACGCCGCCACCCGAATCGCCAGTGTCACCGGCGTAACGAAAATTGTCGCATCGAAACATCATCCCGGCAGGAATTACACCGGCACATATCGCGGGGTTGGCGTTCTGGAATCCGCCGCCGGAAATTCCCGCCGGGTCGCATCGCTGGGCGAGAGCGCGGGTTACACACTCGGCATTGCGGAGGATGATTCGGGGAATCTGTGGGTCGGCACGCGAAACGGGCTGTTCCGGTTCAGCGAAATTACAGATGCGCCTTCGCCCGACGGCGATTTTTCAGCAACCAGCAAACATTTCGACCGCGAGAACGGCATGCCGCAAATTCCCGTTCGCATCGCGAAAATCGACGGTGAACTGCGCTTCGCTACCGCAAACGGGCTTCGGCGCTATCTTTCGGAAAAACAGATATTTATCCCGGATTCAACTTTTGGCGAAAACTACGCAGATTCCGGCTGCGCGGTCACTCATCTGGCCAGCGGCGCGAACGGCACTGTGTGGATTGCCGGGCAAACCGGCGATTCGACATTTTGCCGCGAACTCGTTCGCACGGGCAACCGCTTCGTAACCCTGACGGCGATTCCCGGCTACCGGCTGGATCGTATCGGCACATTGCTTAGCATTTTCCCGGAGCCAGACGGCACGGTTTGGCTCGGCGGAACGGAGGGCACGTTGCGGCTCGCACCGGTAATCGGCGATGCGCCGGATGCACCGTTTGTCACCCTCATTCGCCGGGTGAGCGCGGGCGATTCGCTGCTGTTTGCCGGACTGCCGGACAGCGCCGCATTCGCCAATCTGCCGGAACTGCCATTTGCGGCAAATTCGCTGCGTTTCCGCTTCGCCGCGACCGATTTCCGCAATCCCACTGCGCTGCGTTTCCGCTATCGCCTCGAAAATTTTGACCGCGATTGGTCGGCGTGGATCGCCGAAACCCATCGCGATTACACCGGTTTGCCGCCGGGCAACTACCGATTCCGGGTGCAATCGCAAAACGGCGATGGCAATTTGGGTCGCGAAGCCGCATTCGAATTTCGCATTTTACCGCCGTGGTATCGCACCGGCTGGGCGTTCGCATTGTATTCGCTGACGCTGATCGGGCTGATCGCCGGTATTGTGAAATGGCGTGTTCACCAATTGCAATTGAAAACGCGCCAACTGGAACTGCTGGTTGCAGAGCGCACCCAAACCGTTCAGGAACAGGCAGATAAGCTCGCTGAAATGGATCGCATCAAATCGCGATTTTTTGCAAACATCAGCCACGAATTCCGCACGCCGCTCACGCTGATTCTCGGTCCGGTGGAGGACTGGCTGTCCCGCAAACAATCCCTTGCACCGGAAACCGATTTGCGGCGCATCCGGCGCAATGCCCGGCGATTGCTGCAATTGATCAACCAATTGCTGGATTTGTCCCGGCTGGAATCCGGCAAGCTAAACCTGCACATCACCCGCAGCGATTTTTCCGCATTTTTAAAAGGGCTGGTGATGTCTTTCGCGTCGCTTGCGGAGCAGAAAAAAATTCACCTGCAATTTTCCGCCGATGCGCCGCCGAAGGCGTTGGCAAACAGCTATTTTGATCGCGAAAAAATGGAAACGATCGTCACCAATTTGCTGTCGAACGCTTTCAAATTTACGCCGGCCGGCGGATCGGTGAGCGTTTCCGTCGGGTCGCCGGACGGAAAAACCGCGACTGTCCTGGTGAGCGACAGCGGTTCGGGTATCCCGGCGGCGCAACTGCCGCATGTATTCGAACGATTTTTCCGGGGCGAAGATCATCGGTCGGCAAATCAGTCCGGCACGGGCATCGGGCTGGCACTGGTGAAAGAACTGGTGGAGCTGCATCGCGGAGAAATTGCGGTGCAGAGTGAAGCCGGAAAAGGCACGGTTTTCACGCTGAATTTTCCGCTGAATCGCGATGCATTTCGCCCGACGGAGATTGTTGATACGTTGGACGAAATTGCCGATTGGCCGGCGGAAATCACTTCGGAAACCGGCGAAGCTGTCCGCGCAGCAGCGTCAAAAAGCAGCGACAATCCGTTGATTCTCATCGTGGAAGATCACGCCGATGTGCGCAGCTACATCCGCGAGCAGTTGCACGAAAACTTCCGGATCGTCGAATCCGCCGACGGCGACAGCGGTTTTCTCCGCGCAGCGGATGCCATTCCCGATCTGGTCATCAGCGATGTGATGATGCCCGGAACAGACGGCTACGCCCTTTGCGAAAAGCTGAAAACCGATCCGCGCACCAGCCACATTCCGGTAATTTTGCTAACCGCCAAAGCCGGAAACGAGAGCAAACTGACCGGGCTGGAAAGCGGTGCAGACGATTATTTGACCAAACCGTTCAACGCCCGCGAGCTGAATATCCGGGTGAAAAACCTCATCGGACAACGCCGCAAACTTCGGGAAATTTATCGACGGGAAGGCTTGCTGCAACCCGCCGCACCGGAAATGCCCTCGGTTGAGCAGGAATTTCTCCGCCAACTGATGGCAGCGACAGAAACCGGGATTGCATCCGAAATTTTTGGTCCGGAAGAATTGAGCCGGCAACTGAACATGAGCCGCCGCCATTTGCAGCGCAAAATTCGCGCGCTCACCGGGCAAAGTCCGGCGGATTTTATCCGCACCATCCGATTGCGGCAAGCTCGGGATTTGCTCGCCCGCCACGCCGGGAATGTTTCGGAAATCGCATTCCGGGTGGGTTTCAACAATTTGTCCTATTTTGCCCGCTGTTTCAGGGATGAATTCGGCGTTTCGCCCTCCGATTTTCTCAAATCCGCCAAACAGGATTAA
- the ndk gene encoding nucleoside-diphosphate kinase — MERTYTMIKPECVGAKHIGDVIARIEKGGYRILGLKMLHLSKTDAGKFYEIHKERPFYGELVDFMSSGPIVAMVLEKENCIADYRKFIGATNPAEAAAGTIRKDFGTNIQNNCVHASDSPENAVIEIKFFFSERELVG, encoded by the coding sequence ATGGAAAGAACATACACGATGATCAAGCCGGAATGTGTTGGCGCCAAACACATCGGCGACGTTATTGCCCGCATCGAAAAAGGCGGTTACCGCATTTTGGGACTGAAAATGCTGCACCTCAGCAAAACCGACGCCGGCAAATTTTACGAAATTCACAAAGAACGTCCGTTTTACGGCGAACTGGTGGATTTTATGAGCAGCGGCCCGATCGTGGCGATGGTGCTCGAAAAAGAAAACTGCATCGCGGATTACCGCAAATTCATCGGTGCAACCAATCCGGCAGAAGCTGCTGCAGGCACCATCCGCAAGGATTTTGGCACCAATATCCAGAACAACTGCGTGCACGCATCCGACTCCCCGGAAAACGCTGTTATCGAAATCAAATTCTTTTTCTCCGAACGGGAACTGGTCGGTTAA
- a CDS encoding DUF948 domain-containing protein, translating into MMIWEIGVLVIALAVVVLVGFMVPTLIQLRRSIKKIEDISVDMEKRLPGVMTNVDTITTNLSAILISGRQQAETINSAVTQLKGVVDDVVDVEKNIKHQIDTKLIRSLATFSASVKAAHAFMAVIRDGEVNQQPKPKRRLFGRNKK; encoded by the coding sequence ATGATGATTTGGGAAATAGGCGTTCTGGTTATAGCTCTGGCCGTGGTGGTTTTGGTCGGATTTATGGTGCCAACACTCATTCAGTTGCGCCGTTCTATTAAAAAAATTGAAGATATTTCTGTTGATATGGAAAAACGCCTGCCCGGCGTGATGACAAATGTGGACACAATTACCACCAATCTTTCCGCAATTCTCATCAGCGGAAGGCAGCAGGCAGAAACGATAAACAGTGCCGTCACCCAGCTAAAAGGCGTGGTGGACGATGTGGTGGATGTTGAAAAAAATATCAAACATCAGATCGATACCAAGCTGATCCGATCGCTGGCTACCTTCAGCGCCAGTGTAAAAGCAGCCCACGCGTTTATGGCGGTTATCCGCGATGGCGAGGTAAATCAACAACCCAAACCCAAGCGCCGGTTGTTCGGTCGCAATAAAAAATAG